In one Campylobacter insulaenigrae NCTC 12927 genomic region, the following are encoded:
- a CDS encoding helix-turn-helix transcriptional regulator has protein sequence MKLLSTKEVAQYLGFSVDRIRKMRMRKNQAIYNFPKGVRVGKVLMYEKKEIDDWIKYCKVS, from the coding sequence ATGAAATTATTAAGTACAAAAGAAGTTGCACAATATTTGGGTTTTAGTGTTGATAGGATAAGAAAAATGAGAATGAGAAAAAATCAAGCCATTTATAACTTTCCAAAGGGTGTTAGAGTAGGAAAAGTTTTAATGTATGAAAAGAAAGAAATCGATGATTGGATAAAATATTGCAAGGTTAGCTAA